Proteins from one Hemicordylus capensis ecotype Gifberg chromosome 7, rHemCap1.1.pri, whole genome shotgun sequence genomic window:
- the FUCA1 gene encoding tissue alpha-L-fucosidase: MEEPSARGLAGWAAALAVLLLCGGAAAAGQQQPPETPRYTPDWASLDSRPLPGWFDAAKFGVFLHWGVFSVPAWGSEWFWWHWQGGRRPEYEHFVQTRFPPGTTYADFAPRFTAFDFQPQDWARLFQAAGARYVVLTSKHHEGFTNWGSPVSWNWNSVDTGPHRDLVGELGEALRDRNIHYGLYHSLFEWFNPLYLLDKKNGFKSQNFVFEKTLPELYDLVLRYKPDVIWSDGEWEAPDTYWNSTSFLAWLYNDSPVKDTVVVNDRWGINCSCHHGDFYNCQDKYKPGTLPHHKWEMCSSIDRMSWGYRSNMQIGELMDEPRIVQELVQTVSYGGNYLLNVGPTKEGVIAPVFEERLLGLGKWLSINGEAIYESKPWRVQKENGTDNTWYTSKGAIVYAIFLTWPERSILKLSSPVSSASTQVTMLGFSEPLKWQASPGKGVLITLPSATPSLLPLQHGWTLKLVGVL, translated from the exons ATGGAGGAGCCTTCGGCCCGCGGCCTGGCTGGGTGGGCGGCGGCGCTAGCCGTGCTGCTGCTCTGTGGCGGGGCAGCGgcggctgggcagcagcagccgcccgaGACCCCGCGCTACACGCCGGACTGGGCCAGCCTGGACTCGCGGCCGCTGCCGGGCTGGTTCGACGCGGCCAAGTTCGGCGTCTTCCTGCACTGGGGGGTCTTCTCGGTGCCCGCCTGGGGCTCCGAGTGGTTCTGGTGGCACTGGCAGGGCGGGCGGCGGCCCGAATACGAGCACTTCGTCCAGACGCGCTTCCCGCCGGGCACCACCTACGCCGACTTCGCCCCGCGCTTCACCGCCTTCGACTTCCAGCCCCAGGACTGGGCGCGCCTCTTCCAGGCAGCCGGCGCAAG GTATGTGGTGCTGACCTCAAAGCATCATGAAGGCTTCACCAACTGGGGGTCGCCTGTGTCCTGGAACTGGAATTCAGTAGATACAGGGCCCCATCGAGACTTGGTGGGTGAATTAGGAGAGGCCCTCAGAGACAG GAACATACACTATGGTCTATACCATTCACTCTTTGAATGGTTTAATCCACTCTATTTATTGGACAAAAAAAATGGCTTCAAGAGCCAGAATTTTGTCTTTGAGAAAACCCTGCCAGAACTTTATGACCTCGTTTTAAG GTACAAGCCGGATGTCATTTGGTCTGATGGTGAATGGGAGGCTCCAGACACTTACTGGAACTCAACCTCTTTTCTTGCCTGGCTTTACAACGATAGTCCAGTCAAG GATACTGTGGTGGTGAATGATCGATGGGGCATCAATTGCTCCTGCCACCACGGAGATTTCTACAACTGCCAAGATAAATACAAGCCTGGCACTCTGCCACACCACAAGTGGGAGATGTGCAGCTCCATTGACAGGATGTCTTGGGGGTATCGAAGTAACATGCAAATCGGTGAGCTCATGGATGAGCCCAGAATCGTTCAG GAACTTGTGCAGACTGTGAGTTATGGAGGGAACTACCTTCTCAACGTGGGGCCGACAAAAGAAGGGGTGATCGCTCCAGTCTTTgaagagaggcttctgggacTTGGGAAATGGCTGAGCATTAATGGGGAGGCCATTTATGAATCGAAGCCGTGGAGAGTGCAGAAGGAGAATGGCACCGACAACACATG GTATACTTCAAAAGGAGCAATAGTCTATGCAATCTTCTTGACCTGGCCTGAACGCAGCATCTTGAAGCTTTCCTCGCCCGTCTCGTCTGCAAGCACACAA GTGACTATGTTGGGGTTCTCTGAGCCTTTGAAGTGGCAGGCATCCCCAGGCAAAGGAGTGCTGATCACGCTGCCTTCTGCAACCCCTTCACTTCTTCCTCTGCAGCATGGCTGGACTCTCAAGCTGGTTGGAGTTTTGTGA